One Pseudorhodoplanes sinuspersici DNA segment encodes these proteins:
- a CDS encoding DUF302 domain-containing protein, with translation MTPKPIWTALYLALTAMISTPAGAELIRKESPYPFGETVARFEAVIKDRGLNQFAKIDHAAGAKQAGQELRPTVLIIFGSAAVGTPLMQAQQTMGLSLPLKALVWQDADGKVWLGYDLPADIAKERGVAADHPVISKITAALNAMSDATTKR, from the coding sequence ATGACTCCGAAGCCGATCTGGACTGCCCTGTATCTTGCCCTCACAGCCATGATTTCGACCCCCGCAGGCGCCGAATTGATACGCAAGGAAAGCCCATATCCGTTCGGGGAAACCGTGGCGCGCTTCGAAGCCGTTATCAAGGACCGCGGACTCAACCAGTTTGCCAAGATCGACCACGCGGCCGGAGCAAAACAGGCAGGTCAGGAATTGCGGCCAACCGTGCTCATCATTTTTGGAAGCGCCGCCGTCGGCACGCCCCTGATGCAGGCGCAGCAGACGATGGGATTATCGCTCCCGCTCAAGGCGCTCGTCTGGCAAGACGCAGACGGCAAAGTCTGGCTGGGATACGATTTGCCAGCCGATATCGCCAAGGAGCGAGGCGTTGCCGCCGATCACCCCGTGATTTCCAAAATTACCGCAGCGCTTAATGCGATGTCCGATGCCACGACCAAGCGCTGA
- the rplS gene encoding 50S ribosomal protein L19 — MNVIQQIEQEQLAKLSANKTIPDFEPGDTLLVNVKVKEGDRTRVQAYEGVCIARSGGGLNQSFTVRKISYGEGVERVFPLYGPVIDSIKVVRRGKVRRAKLYYLRSLRGKSARIAEAQGRHGGNADAPKAAAE; from the coding sequence ATGAACGTTATTCAGCAGATTGAACAGGAACAGCTCGCGAAGCTCTCCGCCAACAAGACCATTCCCGATTTTGAGCCGGGCGATACGCTGCTCGTCAACGTGAAGGTGAAGGAAGGCGATCGCACCCGCGTGCAGGCCTATGAAGGCGTTTGCATTGCGCGTTCCGGCGGCGGCCTCAACCAAAGCTTCACTGTCCGCAAGATTTCATACGGCGAAGGCGTCGAGCGCGTGTTCCCGCTTTACGGCCCGGTGATCGATTCGATCAAGGTCGTGCGCCGCGGCAAGGTTCGTCGCGCGAAGCTGTATTATCTGCGCAGCCTGCGCGGTAAGTCGGCCCGTATCGCCGAGGCGCAGGGCCGTCATGGCGGCAACGCCGACGCGCCGAAGGCTGCTGCGGAATAA
- the trmD gene encoding tRNA (guanosine(37)-N1)-methyltransferase TrmD has protein sequence MTWRASVLTIFPEMFPGPLGMSLAGKALAAGTWSLETVDIRDFGTGIHRSVDDTPSGGGPGMVMKADVVARAIDSVAADDRPRLLMSPRGRPLTQQRVIELSKGPGAVLLCGRFEGIDERVIEARGVEEVSIGDYVLSGGEIASLVLLDACIRLLPGVMGKAASGEEESFAQGLLEYPHFTRPQVFEGRPIPEILISGDHAKVAAWRRSEAERLTRDRRPDLWAAWKARNPVKKEPN, from the coding sequence ATGACCTGGCGCGCGAGCGTCCTCACCATTTTCCCGGAGATGTTTCCCGGACCGCTTGGCATGAGCCTCGCCGGCAAGGCGCTGGCGGCCGGCACCTGGTCGCTGGAGACAGTCGACATCCGTGATTTCGGCACCGGCATTCACCGGTCGGTGGATGACACGCCGTCCGGCGGCGGCCCTGGCATGGTGATGAAGGCCGATGTTGTCGCCCGCGCCATCGATTCCGTCGCCGCCGACGACCGGCCGCGCCTCTTGATGAGCCCGCGCGGTCGGCCATTGACCCAGCAGCGGGTGATCGAACTTTCGAAGGGGCCGGGCGCGGTGCTGCTTTGCGGCCGGTTCGAAGGGATCGACGAGCGGGTGATCGAGGCCCGTGGCGTCGAAGAGGTTTCGATCGGCGATTACGTGCTGTCCGGCGGAGAAATCGCCAGTTTGGTGCTTTTGGACGCCTGTATCCGGCTTTTGCCGGGAGTTATGGGTAAAGCCGCCTCGGGCGAGGAGGAAAGCTTCGCCCAGGGGCTTCTGGAATACCCGCATTTCACCCGCCCTCAGGTCTTCGAGGGCCGGCCGATCCCGGAGATCCTCATCTCCGGAGACCACGCCAAGGTTGCCGCCTGGCGTCGGTCAGAGGCCGAGCGGCTGACCCGGGATCGCCGGCCGGACCTGTGGGCAGCGTGGAAAGCCAGAAATCCTGTCAAGAAAGAGCCCAACTGA
- the leuC gene encoding 3-isopropylmalate dehydratase large subunit, with amino-acid sequence MMKPRTLYDKIWDDHLVDEQPDGTCLLYIDRHLVHEVTSPQAFEGLRNSGRKVHAPEKTLAVVDHNVPTTDRSLPNPDPESAEQIKVLAENARDFGLEYYNEYDKRQGIVHIIGPEQGFTLPGTTIVCGDSHTATHGAFGALAYGIGTSEVEHVLATQTLIQKKSKNMRAVVDGQLPPGVTAKDIILAIIGEIGTAGGTGYALEYAGEAIRSISMEGRMTICNMSIEGGARAGMVAPDEKTYEYLKGRPKAPKGAHWDNAIRYWDSLRTDDGAFFDAEIRLDAAKLPPLVTWGTSPEDVISITGKVPNPDDIADEAKRLSKKRALEYIGLQPGTKITDIKLDRVFIGSCTNGRIEDLREVARIVNGHNVNANVNAMIVPGSGLVKEQAEAEGLDKIFIKAGFEWREPGCSMCLAMNPDKLKPEERCASTSNRNFEGRQGFKGRTHLVSPAMAAAAAVAGHFVDVREWK; translated from the coding sequence ATTATGAAGCCTCGCACCCTGTACGACAAAATCTGGGACGACCATCTGGTCGACGAACAGCCGGACGGCACCTGCCTGCTCTATATTGATCGCCATCTGGTGCATGAGGTGACGTCGCCGCAGGCCTTCGAAGGCTTGCGCAATTCGGGCCGCAAAGTGCATGCCCCCGAGAAGACGCTCGCCGTCGTCGATCACAATGTTCCGACCACCGATCGCTCGCTGCCCAATCCCGATCCGGAAAGCGCCGAACAGATCAAAGTCCTCGCTGAAAACGCACGCGACTTCGGCCTCGAATATTACAACGAATACGACAAGCGTCAGGGCATCGTGCACATCATCGGACCGGAGCAGGGCTTCACCCTGCCCGGCACAACAATCGTGTGCGGCGACAGCCATACAGCGACACATGGCGCCTTCGGTGCGCTGGCCTATGGCATCGGCACATCGGAAGTCGAGCATGTGCTGGCAACGCAGACGCTGATCCAGAAGAAGTCGAAAAACATGCGCGCCGTCGTCGATGGCCAGTTGCCGCCTGGCGTGACGGCAAAGGACATCATCCTCGCGATCATCGGCGAGATCGGCACCGCCGGCGGCACCGGCTATGCGCTCGAATATGCCGGCGAGGCCATCCGCTCGATCTCGATGGAAGGCCGCATGACGATCTGCAACATGTCGATCGAAGGCGGTGCACGTGCCGGCATGGTCGCGCCGGACGAGAAGACCTACGAATATCTGAAAGGCCGGCCGAAGGCGCCAAAGGGCGCGCATTGGGATAACGCGATCCGCTACTGGGATTCACTGCGGACAGATGACGGCGCCTTCTTCGATGCCGAAATCCGTCTCGATGCCGCGAAGCTGCCGCCACTGGTGACATGGGGCACAAGCCCGGAAGACGTGATCTCGATCACCGGCAAGGTGCCGAATCCGGATGACATTGCCGACGAAGCCAAGCGTCTCTCGAAGAAGCGTGCGCTGGAATATATCGGCCTGCAGCCGGGCACGAAGATCACCGACATCAAGCTCGATCGTGTGTTCATCGGCTCCTGCACCAATGGCCGCATCGAAGACCTGCGTGAAGTCGCTCGCATCGTGAACGGGCACAACGTCAATGCCAACGTCAATGCGATGATCGTGCCGGGTTCTGGTCTTGTGAAGGAGCAGGCGGAAGCCGAGGGCCTCGACAAGATCTTCATCAAGGCTGGTTTCGAGTGGCGCGAGCCGGGCTGCTCGATGTGCCTGGCGATGAATCCCGACAAGCTGAAACCGGAAGAGCGTTGCGCCTCGACATCGAACCGCAACTTCGAAGGCCGTCAGGGCTTCAAGGGCCGCACGCATCTGGTGTCGCCGGCAATGGCCGCCGCCGCCGCGGTTGCGGGTCACTTCGTCGACGTGCGGGAGTGGAAGTAA
- the rpsP gene encoding 30S ribosomal protein S16 encodes MPVVIRMARAGTKKRPVYHIVVADSRSPRDGRFIERLGYYNPLMAKDNKDRLKFDIEKAKTWLAKGAQPSDRIKRFLDDAGVLKREKRNNPEKAIPRKERKAAEAAKAAG; translated from the coding sequence ATGCCCGTCGTGATCCGCATGGCCCGTGCCGGCACCAAGAAACGCCCGGTTTATCACATCGTCGTCGCCGACTCGCGCTCGCCGCGCGATGGCCGCTTCATCGAACGTCTCGGTTATTACAATCCGCTGATGGCCAAGGACAACAAGGACCGTCTGAAGTTCGACATCGAGAAGGCCAAGACCTGGCTCGCCAAGGGTGCGCAGCCGTCGGATCGCATCAAGCGCTTCCTCGATGACGCCGGCGTGCTGAAGCGTGAGAAGCGCAACAATCCGGAAAAGGCGATTCCGCGCAAGGAACGCAAGGCGGCTGAAGCCGCAAAGGCAGCGGGCTAA
- a CDS encoding NAD(P)H-dependent oxidoreductase, with amino-acid sequence MKVLLIFAHPESRSLNGALRDVAIKELEAQGHEVRVSDLYADGWKSEVDRADFPTLAPDARLIPVAASKKSFEADALTKDVKAEIEKLLWADTLILQFPLWWFSMPAILKGWVDRVFAYGFAYGVGEHSDQRWGDRYGEGTLAGKRAMLIVTAGGWEEHYATRGVNGAIDDLLFPINHGILYYPGYDVLPPFVAYSVDRLDETGFAPIAARLRERMRTLATTPPIPYRRQNGGDYLIPSMQLRPELADPGATGFGLHLNGTGASG; translated from the coding sequence ATGAAAGTCCTGCTTATTTTCGCTCATCCTGAATCGCGCTCGCTCAACGGCGCGCTCCGCGACGTCGCCATCAAGGAGCTTGAGGCCCAAGGCCACGAGGTGCGGGTGTCAGACCTCTATGCCGACGGCTGGAAATCCGAAGTCGATCGCGCCGACTTCCCCACGCTGGCGCCGGACGCGCGGCTGATACCGGTTGCGGCTTCCAAGAAATCCTTCGAGGCCGACGCGCTGACCAAGGACGTCAAAGCCGAGATCGAGAAACTGCTGTGGGCTGATACCCTGATCCTGCAGTTTCCCCTTTGGTGGTTCAGCATGCCGGCCATCCTCAAAGGCTGGGTCGACCGGGTGTTCGCCTATGGGTTTGCCTATGGTGTCGGCGAACATAGTGATCAGCGATGGGGTGATCGCTATGGCGAGGGGACCCTTGCCGGTAAGCGCGCCATGTTGATCGTGACCGCCGGCGGCTGGGAGGAGCATTACGCCACCCGCGGGGTCAACGGTGCGATCGACGACCTGCTGTTTCCGATCAATCACGGCATCCTTTACTATCCGGGCTACGATGTGCTTCCGCCGTTCGTGGCCTATAGCGTCGACCGTCTCGATGAGACTGGCTTCGCGCCAATTGCCGCGCGCTTGCGAGAGAGAATGCGGACGCTGGCCACCACGCCGCCCATTCCATATCGGCGGCAGAATGGCGGTGATTATCTCATTCCGAGTATGCAGCTCCGGCCTGAGCTGGCCGATCCGGGCGCCACGGGTTTCGGGCTTCACCTGAACGGCACAGGCGCAAGCGGCTAG
- a CDS encoding GyrI-like domain-containing protein, producing the protein MLSARSMVATFLALAITFSSGHAGAQASAQPSQDSSKSGESEFGVEITLPEKTVVYLTGSGTWDTAYDTLVDAFKTVHEYIDKRGLKPDGDAMMIYTGADDTGFDFKAAVPIMGPFDNPPKGDIGVGPAPTGKAYKFVHRGPYDGMENLYEAITNFFDEKNIQPGDMFIERYVTDPRTTPEDELVIEVIFPVQ; encoded by the coding sequence ATGTTGTCTGCCCGATCGATGGTCGCCACCTTTCTGGCGCTCGCGATCACGTTCAGTAGCGGGCATGCTGGCGCGCAAGCGTCTGCGCAGCCCTCGCAAGATTCAAGCAAATCTGGCGAAAGCGAATTTGGCGTCGAAATTACTTTGCCCGAAAAAACCGTGGTTTATCTGACCGGGTCGGGCACCTGGGATACGGCGTACGACACGCTGGTCGACGCCTTCAAGACCGTTCATGAGTATATCGACAAGCGCGGCCTGAAGCCCGACGGCGACGCGATGATGATCTATACCGGCGCCGACGATACCGGTTTCGATTTCAAGGCCGCCGTGCCGATCATGGGCCCGTTCGACAATCCGCCCAAGGGCGATATCGGCGTCGGCCCGGCACCGACCGGCAAAGCTTACAAATTTGTCCATCGCGGCCCTTATGACGGGATGGAAAACCTCTACGAGGCGATCACCAATTTCTTCGACGAAAAGAATATCCAGCCCGGCGACATGTTCATCGAGCGCTATGTTACCGATCCGCGGACCACGCCCGAGGACGAGCTGGTGATCGAGGTGATTTTCCCGGTCCAATAG
- the rimM gene encoding ribosome maturation factor RimM (Essential for efficient processing of 16S rRNA), translating into MAARPERGRDHRVCVAQIGAAHGLKGDVRLRSFTEDPQAFAQYGPLETEDRTRRLDIESMRPAGDAFVIRFRGVTDRNAAEALRDVKLYVERDKLPAAEEDEFYHADLVGLVAVTTSGDLFGDVIGIHNFGAGDIIELKMAGSGETVMLSFDQKTFPAVDIPGGRIVVDPPAEIIAKDDDESEAP; encoded by the coding sequence ATGGCTGCGCGTCCGGAACGCGGGCGCGACCACAGAGTCTGCGTGGCGCAGATCGGCGCCGCGCATGGACTGAAGGGTGACGTGCGCCTGCGATCTTTCACCGAAGATCCGCAGGCGTTTGCACAATATGGACCGCTGGAAACGGAAGACCGCACGCGGCGCCTCGACATCGAATCGATGCGGCCGGCGGGGGATGCTTTCGTGATCCGATTTCGCGGTGTGACCGATCGCAATGCTGCTGAAGCCTTGCGCGACGTGAAGCTCTATGTCGAACGCGACAAGCTGCCTGCTGCCGAGGAAGATGAATTCTATCACGCCGATCTCGTCGGCCTCGTTGCCGTCACGACATCGGGCGATTTGTTCGGCGACGTGATCGGCATTCACAATTTCGGCGCCGGTGACATTATCGAATTGAAGATGGCCGGCAGCGGCGAGACGGTGATGCTATCGTTCGATCAGAAGACATTTCCGGCCGTCGATATTCCCGGCGGTCGCATCGTCGTCGATCCGCCGGCGGAGATCATCGCCAAGGACGACGATGAGAGCGAAGCGCCATGA
- the ffh gene encoding signal recognition particle protein: MFDNLSQRLSGILDGLTRRGALSATDVDTAMREVRRALLEADVALDVARSFIERVRERAVGVDVIKSVTPGQMVVKIVHDELVTTLGSDAQAIDLNAPAPVAIMMVGLQGSGKTTTTAKIAKRLTDLGKRKVLMASLDTRRPAAMEQLAVLGKQVEVDTLPIVQGQTPPQIAKRAIEAAKLGSYDVVILDTAGRITLDEAMMAEAADVKRAADPHEVLLVADALTGQDAVNLARSFDERVGLTGIVMTRVDGDGRGGAALSMRAVTGKPIKLIGTGEKMDALETFDPARIAGRILGMGDIVSLVEKAAANIDAEKAARTAERMRKGAFDLTDLREQLTQMQKLGGLGGLMGMIPGVAKMKNQLAAANLDDSLLKRQCAIIDSMTPKERRNPDILKASRKKRIAAGSGTKVEEINKLLKMHRGMADMMKAMGGAKRGPMAGLANALGFGGGMPSAEEMQKMAEKMQAQGGGGLPPGMPNLPKNIPGMPGNLPGLGGSKLPGLGGFPGLGKKK; encoded by the coding sequence GTGTTCGACAATCTGTCGCAACGGCTATCTGGAATTCTCGACGGCCTGACACGGCGCGGTGCGCTGTCGGCGACCGACGTGGATACGGCGATGCGCGAAGTCCGCCGGGCGCTGCTCGAGGCCGATGTCGCACTGGATGTCGCGCGCAGCTTTATCGAGCGGGTGCGCGAGCGCGCCGTCGGCGTCGATGTCATCAAGTCGGTGACGCCCGGCCAGATGGTGGTCAAGATCGTCCATGACGAACTGGTCACGACGCTCGGCTCAGATGCACAGGCCATTGATCTCAACGCCCCGGCGCCGGTCGCGATCATGATGGTCGGCCTGCAGGGCTCCGGCAAAACCACAACCACTGCGAAAATCGCCAAGCGACTGACCGATCTCGGCAAGCGCAAAGTGCTGATGGCCTCGCTCGACACCCGCCGTCCGGCGGCGATGGAGCAATTGGCCGTGCTCGGCAAGCAGGTCGAAGTCGATACGTTGCCAATCGTACAGGGGCAGACGCCGCCGCAGATTGCCAAGCGCGCGATCGAAGCCGCGAAGCTCGGCAGCTACGATGTTGTTATTCTCGATACCGCCGGCCGCATCACGCTCGACGAGGCGATGATGGCGGAGGCGGCCGACGTGAAGCGCGCCGCCGATCCGCATGAAGTGCTGCTGGTCGCCGATGCGCTGACCGGTCAGGACGCCGTCAATCTCGCGCGCTCATTCGACGAGCGCGTTGGTCTCACCGGCATCGTCATGACGCGTGTCGACGGCGACGGCCGCGGTGGTGCGGCGTTGTCGATGCGCGCCGTCACCGGCAAGCCGATCAAGCTGATCGGTACCGGCGAAAAGATGGATGCGCTCGAGACCTTCGATCCTGCGCGCATCGCCGGCCGCATCCTCGGCATGGGCGACATCGTTTCGCTGGTCGAGAAGGCCGCCGCCAATATCGATGCGGAGAAAGCTGCGCGTACGGCCGAACGGATGCGCAAGGGCGCATTCGATCTCACCGATCTGCGCGAACAGCTGACGCAGATGCAGAAGCTCGGTGGCCTTGGCGGCCTGATGGGCATGATCCCCGGCGTCGCCAAGATGAAGAACCAGCTCGCCGCCGCCAACCTCGACGATTCTCTTTTGAAGCGGCAATGCGCGATCATCGATTCGATGACGCCGAAGGAGCGTCGCAATCCCGATATTCTCAAGGCCAGCCGCAAGAAGCGCATCGCCGCCGGCTCCGGCACCAAGGTCGAAGAGATCAACAAGCTTCTGAAAATGCATCGCGGCATGGCCGACATGATGAAAGCCATGGGCGGCGCCAAGCGCGGGCCGATGGCCGGTCTTGCCAATGCGCTCGGCTTCGGCGGCGGCATGCCGTCGGCGGAAGAGATGCAGAAGATGGCGGAGAAGATGCAGGCTCAAGGCGGCGGTGGGTTGCCGCCGGGCATGCCCAATCTGCCGAAGAACATCCCCGGAATGCCAGGCAATCTGCCCGGCCTCGGCGGATCGAAATTACCCGGACTGGGCGGCTTTCCCGGTCTTGGGAAGAAGAAATAA
- a CDS encoding LysR family transcriptional regulator, translating into MDKSDVTLERMRTFVRVAERGSLSAVARELGVGQSTITRHLRELEEAIGVPLLSRTTRRVTMTDEGSRYYANSVQILRLVEQAGDEARGTRGASAGTIRVSCTAAFGVLHASRLIFAFQDRYPDIGVDLSLTDERVDLVREGVDIALRLGPLTDSSMKLRALGQSRRLLVAAPAYLAGRGRPTVPQDLSGHEGIRMSNIAGSDTLMLQGPAGERHVVPFGGRLRVDHGLAAREALVSGRGIAPAHRWLVDDLLSAGRLEAILPDYSLPPVPLSMLIVPERAGIARVRLLVEFLVEQIGDVPGIEKPER; encoded by the coding sequence ATGGATAAATCTGACGTCACGCTGGAGCGCATGCGCACCTTCGTGCGCGTGGCGGAGCGCGGCAGTCTGTCGGCGGTGGCGCGGGAGCTTGGCGTTGGACAGTCAACGATCACGCGGCATTTGCGGGAGCTTGAAGAAGCCATCGGCGTGCCTTTGCTCTCAAGGACCACCCGCCGCGTCACGATGACCGATGAAGGCAGTCGATATTACGCCAACAGTGTCCAGATCCTGCGCCTCGTGGAACAGGCCGGTGATGAGGCGCGGGGTACGCGCGGCGCATCGGCCGGCACGATCCGGGTTTCCTGTACGGCGGCTTTCGGGGTCTTGCACGCGAGCCGGCTGATCTTCGCCTTTCAGGATCGCTATCCCGACATCGGAGTGGACCTCAGCCTCACCGATGAGCGTGTTGACCTTGTGCGGGAGGGCGTCGATATCGCGCTTCGCTTGGGTCCGCTCACCGACAGCTCCATGAAGCTGCGGGCGCTCGGCCAGTCCCGGCGTCTGCTCGTCGCAGCGCCGGCTTATCTGGCGGGACGAGGGCGGCCGACGGTCCCGCAGGACCTGTCTGGCCACGAAGGCATCAGGATGTCGAACATAGCCGGGAGCGATACGCTCATGCTGCAAGGGCCGGCCGGCGAACGCCATGTCGTGCCCTTTGGAGGACGACTTCGGGTCGATCATGGGCTTGCCGCGCGCGAGGCCCTTGTCTCCGGACGCGGCATCGCGCCCGCCCATCGATGGCTTGTCGACGATCTCCTGAGTGCCGGCCGGCTCGAGGCGATCCTGCCGGACTATTCGTTGCCGCCCGTCCCGCTGAGCATGCTGATCGTGCCGGAGCGCGCCGGCATTGCTCGCGTCCGGCTGTTGGTCGAGTTCCTTGTTGAGCAGATTGGCGATGTCCCCGGAATCGAAAAGCCAGAGCGTTAG
- the dapF gene encoding diaminopimelate epimerase codes for MSALANHAFVKMNGIGNEIVVVDLRAHPGVITAEDARAVASPNGAPYDQLMALYPPRAAGTESFVRIYNNDGSEAGACGNGMRCVASIVFEETGKDALTFETKAGLINCWRGSEPGTYTVDMGKPRFGWQDIPLAEEFRDTRGIELQVGPIDAPILHTPSVVNMGNPHAVFWVDDPYAYDLEKFGPMLEHHPIFPDRANITLATIKSRDHIVMRTWERGAGLTKACGSAACATAVAAARLGRADRKVRLSLPGGDLVIEWRERDDHVLMTGSVAFEFDGIFDPALFNAAATA; via the coding sequence ATGAGCGCGCTCGCGAACCACGCATTCGTCAAGATGAACGGCATCGGCAACGAGATCGTCGTCGTCGATCTGCGCGCGCATCCCGGCGTGATTACCGCCGAGGATGCCCGCGCCGTGGCCTCACCGAATGGCGCGCCCTACGATCAATTGATGGCGCTGTACCCGCCCCGGGCGGCCGGCACCGAAAGCTTCGTGCGCATCTATAATAATGACGGTTCGGAAGCCGGCGCCTGCGGCAACGGCATGCGCTGTGTCGCCTCCATCGTGTTCGAGGAAACCGGCAAGGACGCGCTGACCTTCGAAACCAAAGCCGGCCTGATCAATTGCTGGCGCGGTTCCGAGCCCGGCACTTACACCGTCGATATGGGCAAGCCGCGCTTTGGCTGGCAGGACATCCCGCTGGCCGAGGAGTTCCGCGATACGCGCGGCATCGAGTTGCAGGTGGGTCCGATCGATGCGCCGATCCTGCATACGCCGTCGGTGGTCAACATGGGCAATCCCCATGCGGTGTTCTGGGTCGACGATCCTTATGCCTACGATCTCGAAAAGTTCGGGCCTATGCTTGAGCATCATCCGATCTTTCCGGACCGGGCGAATATCACGCTTGCCACGATCAAGTCGCGCGACCACATCGTCATGCGCACCTGGGAACGTGGCGCGGGTCTGACCAAGGCGTGCGGCTCTGCCGCTTGTGCAACGGCTGTCGCGGCCGCGCGGCTCGGCCGTGCCGATCGCAAGGTGAGGCTGTCGCTGCCTGGCGGCGACCTTGTGATCGAATGGCGCGAACGCGACGATCATGTGCTGATGACCGGCTCGGTCGCATTCGAATTCGACGGCATCTTCGATCCTGCTCTGTTCAACGCAGCGGCAACGGCGTGA